The Maridesulfovibrio frigidus DSM 17176 genome has a segment encoding these proteins:
- a CDS encoding nitroreductase family protein produces MSNDNPILEALVNRRSIRKYTDEAISREDITSILEAGRWAPSGLNNQPWRFLVVHKNDHRAAQVAKCTKYSKIADAAQLQICVFLERENIYNEMKDHQAIGACLQNMMLAAHSLGLGSVWLGEILNQEAQVLEVLNVPLDKYELQAVIAVGHPAQKGGSSRKDLSEIMLEDY; encoded by the coding sequence ATGAGTAATGACAATCCGATTCTCGAAGCTTTAGTAAACAGACGATCCATTCGTAAATATACTGACGAAGCTATTTCCCGCGAAGATATCACCAGCATACTCGAAGCTGGAAGATGGGCGCCGAGCGGCCTGAACAATCAGCCTTGGCGTTTTTTGGTAGTGCATAAAAATGACCACCGCGCAGCCCAAGTCGCAAAATGTACAAAATATTCAAAAATAGCGGACGCTGCGCAACTCCAGATATGTGTATTCCTTGAGCGCGAGAACATCTATAATGAGATGAAGGATCATCAAGCCATCGGGGCATGTCTCCAGAACATGATGCTTGCCGCTCATTCACTCGGCCTAGGTTCTGTATGGCTGGGAGAAATTCTCAATCAAGAAGCACAGGTTCTCGAAGTTTTAAATGTCCCGCTTGATAAATACGAACTGCAGGCTGTCATAGCTGTAGGTCACCCCGCCCAGAAAGGCGGATCCAGTCGAAAAGATCTTTCTGAAATAATGTTGGAGGACTACTAA
- a CDS encoding MBL fold metallo-hydrolase, whose amino-acid sequence MDIKVFGLGPLETNCYVIVNDNKAVVIDPGGDPAQVLEFLKKTGVKLDRILNTHLHFDHIHGNSELATATGTTIYASDLGLPVLDTPVGNGSMIGVQVPAFESEDIATGTTEIIGLECTVLATPGHAPGSLTFYFPALETAFVGDLIFRRSIGRTDFPGGDTALLQRSVQEQIFTLPGNTALLSGHGPATSVSEEKIHNPFFSNVQF is encoded by the coding sequence ATGGATATTAAAGTTTTTGGCCTCGGGCCTCTGGAAACGAACTGCTACGTAATCGTAAACGACAATAAAGCTGTTGTGATTGATCCGGGCGGAGACCCTGCTCAGGTGCTCGAATTTTTGAAAAAAACAGGTGTTAAACTGGATCGCATTCTAAATACACACCTTCATTTTGATCATATACATGGCAACTCCGAACTTGCGACAGCAACTGGAACGACCATCTACGCATCAGATTTAGGACTCCCTGTGCTCGATACTCCCGTAGGCAATGGGAGTATGATTGGCGTACAGGTTCCCGCCTTCGAATCAGAAGACATCGCGACCGGTACAACGGAAATAATCGGCCTAGAATGCACTGTTTTAGCTACGCCCGGACACGCTCCCGGAAGTTTGACCTTCTATTTTCCGGCCCTTGAAACAGCTTTTGTCGGTGACCTTATTTTCCGCCGTTCCATTGGCAGAACAGACTTTCCCGGCGGCGATACCGCTCTGCTGCAAAGGTCCGTGCAGGAACAGATTTTCACTCTGCCGGGGAACACAGCTCTTCTCTCGGGCCATGGGCCGGCAACTTCTGTTAGCGAAGAAAAGATTCACAATCCATTTTTCAGCAATGTACAATTCTAG
- a CDS encoding flavodoxin family protein: protein MTQLPVIFACSHHRKGNSDYAASLFLDGIRKAGGDAEIVYLGDLDFHHCIGCLKCRTSKNNICIFAKKDEAQGLYQKIINAPFTFFTAPIYFYHLPSRLKTFIDRGQWGFEAMNQPESQIAKLEERISYACFVAGRPRGEKLFEGAELTLKFFLKFFKVTLESTITFRGIDSPHDLKNDPEKCDLLVQAGIQAWERSLNP, encoded by the coding sequence ATGACACAACTTCCGGTAATATTTGCGTGCAGCCATCATAGAAAAGGTAACAGCGACTATGCTGCGTCCCTTTTCCTTGATGGAATTCGCAAGGCCGGAGGGGATGCAGAAATTGTTTATCTTGGCGATCTTGATTTCCACCACTGCATAGGTTGTTTGAAATGCCGCACGTCCAAAAACAATATCTGCATATTTGCTAAAAAAGATGAAGCGCAAGGGCTTTACCAAAAGATCATAAATGCGCCCTTCACCTTTTTTACCGCGCCCATATATTTCTACCACCTACCCTCACGGCTAAAGACCTTTATCGACCGTGGGCAATGGGGTTTCGAAGCTATGAATCAGCCCGAATCGCAAATAGCTAAACTTGAAGAAAGGATCTCATATGCATGCTTTGTTGCGGGCAGACCAAGGGGCGAGAAACTCTTTGAGGGCGCAGAGCTTACCTTGAAATTTTTCCTTAAATTTTTCAAAGTAACTCTCGAGTCGACCATTACATTCAGGGGAATTGACTCTCCGCATGATTTAAAAAATGATCCAGAAAAGTGCGATTTGTTGGTTCAAGCCGGAATTCAGGCATGGGAAAGGAGTCTTAATCCGTGA
- a CDS encoding response regulator → MSSNDNSNFKILVAEDSKPVRLVLKTYLAQLGIEPVFAENGKEALEKLVSTDFDLALMDVHMPEMNGTEVVAKVREQGITLPIFAMTTGDKPELLTKCLDCGYNSFLIKPIAKTELAKIISRLHNSQ, encoded by the coding sequence GTGAGTAGCAACGACAATTCAAATTTTAAAATATTGGTAGCTGAAGACTCTAAGCCAGTGCGCCTTGTTCTTAAAACATATCTAGCACAACTGGGCATTGAACCTGTTTTCGCAGAGAACGGCAAAGAAGCTCTAGAGAAGCTCGTAAGTACAGATTTCGATTTGGCATTAATGGATGTTCACATGCCGGAAATGAATGGGACCGAAGTAGTAGCCAAGGTCCGGGAACAAGGAATAACTCTGCCCATATTTGCCATGACTACTGGAGACAAGCCTGAGCTGCTCACCAAGTGTTTAGACTGCGGTTACAATAGTTTCTTGATCAAACCCATCGCAAAGACTGAGCTTGCTAAAATAATTTCAAGACTTCACAACTCTCAATAA
- a CDS encoding ComF family protein, with protein sequence MISGLLANFSPSAAFDLFRSIFAEKRCPVCRAPHAAASLICEECSGDILEKADNSCILCGINIFTTENKKRLCADCIEDSPLHKRLYYYGPYDGLLRRLILDWKFGNSFGYGSVLSQLAVVTAQEIPKESHPDIIIPVPLHPSRLRKRGFNQSIVLGKSIAKALGTKFSDRALVRVRKTTPQTELSKNERAENMAKAFIADSSIIADKKILLIDDVYTTGATSRECTRTLYKAGAQRIEVLVLAKPLI encoded by the coding sequence ATGATCTCCGGCCTACTCGCAAATTTTTCACCTTCTGCAGCATTTGATCTATTCCGCTCAATTTTCGCTGAAAAAAGATGCCCTGTCTGCCGCGCGCCTCATGCCGCAGCAAGCCTCATCTGTGAGGAGTGCTCAGGAGATATCCTTGAAAAAGCAGACAATTCCTGCATCTTGTGTGGCATAAATATATTCACTACTGAAAACAAGAAACGACTCTGCGCAGATTGTATAGAAGACAGCCCGCTCCATAAGAGGCTATACTATTACGGACCATATGACGGGTTGCTGCGCCGATTAATTCTAGACTGGAAATTCGGGAACAGCTTTGGATACGGGTCAGTTTTATCACAACTCGCAGTCGTTACAGCGCAGGAAATACCAAAAGAATCACACCCTGATATCATTATCCCTGTGCCGCTCCATCCCTCGAGACTGCGCAAGCGTGGGTTCAATCAGTCCATAGTTCTCGGAAAGAGCATTGCCAAAGCATTAGGGACAAAATTTTCTGACCGTGCACTGGTGAGAGTACGAAAAACTACTCCTCAAACGGAGCTCTCAAAAAATGAACGTGCTGAAAATATGGCAAAGGCTTTCATTGCCGACAGCTCAATAATTGCGGACAAAAAGATTCTGCTTATTGACGACGTGTACACAACGGGAGCAACATCCAGAGAGTGCACACGAACTCTTTACAAGGCCGGGGCACAAAGAATTGAAGTCCTAGTTCTGGCAAAGCCCTTGATTTAA
- a CDS encoding DUF5714 domain-containing protein has protein sequence MSFKLNEWTRISHDNTPVYIRADSPDWFVPTPSGDALLQKIKSDNNTFLSITDERFLLRLPDESTANYPGRNDLLQLNKLRELWFHLTNNCNMSCNHCLFCSSPEDKQELPTETVLELTGQAEKLGCKLFALTGGEPLTHPGAGKIISRMLEAESNHVAILTNGLNAKKFFSKNRYDFNRCHLQISVDGIEDTHDEIRGPGAFIALNKSLEWLSSESIPFTISMCVTKSNVTEMKDVVQFAADTGASNVHFMWYFVRGRGESERLVEPNDIYSHLLDAMDVSERTGVTIDNIEAIKSMIFAPCGTIHDGSTAGWESFAVGPDNCIYPSPATIGIAELATPIETSLEASWKDSAVLSKLRESSSKDLSTPFKLILGGGDTDHSWMHDENFTGSDPYSPLYEKTALKLITDKAAQSQTHESPKLLLKMGDKLDKCSGHGKVALTHTNCLLAVAGNDSLAIVKDFYTAAADTAKEDILNPACYAPELMNHIPEEFRFRGYGCGSPVMDAEIEKGEHVVDLGSGRGIECFIAAKMVGSSGRVTGIDMLDPMLAHSRKGQEQVARSLGYDNMDFRKGYLESLPLEDNCANLLLSNCVLNLSSDKRKTFSEMIRILAPGGRLTISDVVCETEPGPDIRNDDTLHGECIAGAQTIKNLVGLLEEAGFESISMIKRFPYRIVGDHDFYSLTFSAYKPTSEKMTKIMFRGPFATAQTAQGELLVPGSITEVPAKEAASLGEQVFVLNNDGLISNMMVGSSCCCPTPDDFDKPGKPQLEKLSLSAMELPSPAKSTPKNKSGCMVCGTELDYFSEYKELTCEYCGETGEANAHCKNNHFVCDNCHREDSVGILPRLLISSTETDMIALLKKIRSHPSIPVHGPEHHAIVPGIITTVYRNSGGAIEDKVIETAIARGSKISGGFCGFMGACGAAIGVGVAISAINEATPITGQSRSSAQRGTLAALELIANIQAARCCQRDSWLALKSAAQISDEILGLRILADEHMVCSQMTTNLECMGKSCPVIRNNKGKTIRTGSE, from the coding sequence TTGTCCTTTAAACTCAACGAGTGGACCAGAATATCTCACGACAATACTCCTGTTTATATCCGAGCAGACTCTCCTGACTGGTTTGTCCCAACGCCTTCAGGTGACGCCTTGCTACAAAAGATTAAAAGCGACAACAATACATTCCTATCTATTACCGATGAACGCTTTTTGTTGCGGCTTCCTGACGAATCTACAGCGAACTATCCGGGACGAAATGATCTCCTACAGCTGAACAAACTACGTGAGCTATGGTTTCACCTGACCAATAATTGCAACATGAGTTGTAATCACTGCCTGTTCTGTTCCTCACCTGAGGATAAACAGGAACTTCCGACAGAAACAGTTCTAGAGCTGACTGGACAAGCTGAAAAACTTGGCTGTAAACTTTTTGCGCTAACAGGCGGAGAGCCGCTGACCCACCCCGGCGCGGGCAAAATTATCAGCAGAATGCTTGAAGCTGAATCCAACCATGTTGCGATTCTTACCAACGGCCTTAATGCTAAAAAGTTCTTTTCTAAAAACCGCTATGACTTTAACCGCTGTCATCTACAAATCAGTGTTGACGGTATCGAAGATACGCATGATGAAATAAGAGGACCCGGCGCATTTATCGCCCTCAATAAATCCCTTGAATGGCTGTCATCAGAGTCAATTCCATTTACCATATCCATGTGCGTTACTAAATCAAATGTAACAGAAATGAAGGACGTTGTGCAGTTCGCGGCGGACACAGGAGCATCAAACGTTCACTTTATGTGGTATTTTGTGCGTGGGAGAGGCGAGTCTGAGCGTCTTGTAGAGCCTAACGACATCTATTCCCATTTGCTTGACGCAATGGATGTCAGTGAGCGCACAGGAGTCACAATAGATAATATTGAAGCTATCAAAAGCATGATCTTTGCACCCTGCGGAACAATTCATGACGGATCAACGGCAGGATGGGAATCATTCGCGGTAGGTCCAGACAACTGCATATACCCCTCCCCCGCTACCATAGGCATTGCTGAGCTGGCGACACCGATTGAAACGAGCCTAGAAGCGAGCTGGAAAGACAGCGCTGTTCTAAGCAAGCTACGTGAGAGCAGCAGTAAAGATCTATCCACTCCATTTAAGTTGATACTAGGCGGAGGCGACACTGACCACAGCTGGATGCATGACGAGAATTTTACCGGCAGTGATCCATATTCCCCCCTGTATGAAAAAACCGCGCTTAAACTAATCACCGACAAGGCGGCTCAGAGTCAGACTCATGAATCACCTAAACTTCTATTAAAGATGGGTGACAAGCTTGATAAGTGTTCGGGACACGGCAAAGTAGCACTGACACATACGAACTGTCTTCTAGCGGTAGCAGGCAACGATAGCCTTGCAATAGTGAAAGACTTTTATACTGCGGCGGCAGATACAGCTAAAGAAGATATTTTGAATCCAGCATGCTACGCACCAGAACTAATGAATCATATTCCCGAAGAATTCAGATTCAGAGGATATGGCTGTGGATCGCCTGTAATGGACGCTGAAATAGAGAAAGGTGAACATGTAGTTGATCTTGGTAGCGGACGCGGAATTGAATGCTTTATTGCAGCTAAAATGGTTGGTAGTTCCGGCAGAGTTACAGGCATAGACATGCTTGACCCCATGCTTGCCCACTCGCGAAAGGGGCAAGAGCAAGTCGCACGAAGCCTTGGCTACGACAATATGGATTTCCGTAAAGGATATCTAGAGTCTCTGCCACTTGAAGATAACTGCGCTAACCTGCTACTTTCAAACTGCGTGCTCAACTTATCGTCTGATAAGCGCAAAACATTTTCAGAAATGATCAGAATTCTCGCCCCGGGCGGCAGACTAACCATCTCAGATGTCGTCTGCGAAACTGAACCCGGACCTGATATTCGAAATGATGACACTCTACATGGAGAGTGCATAGCCGGAGCACAAACTATTAAAAATCTTGTCGGGCTGTTAGAAGAAGCTGGTTTTGAATCTATTTCCATGATCAAAAGATTCCCCTACAGAATTGTGGGCGATCATGATTTTTACTCACTGACATTTTCTGCGTATAAACCGACCAGCGAGAAAATGACCAAAATAATGTTCAGAGGGCCTTTCGCAACTGCCCAGACAGCACAGGGCGAACTGCTTGTACCGGGAAGCATCACTGAAGTTCCTGCAAAGGAAGCAGCTAGCCTTGGAGAGCAGGTATTTGTACTGAACAATGACGGACTCATATCCAATATGATGGTCGGCAGCTCATGTTGTTGTCCTACGCCTGACGATTTCGACAAGCCCGGCAAGCCGCAACTTGAAAAGTTATCACTCTCTGCGATGGAACTCCCTTCTCCTGCGAAATCAACCCCTAAAAACAAATCAGGGTGTATGGTCTGCGGTACTGAGCTGGATTATTTTTCGGAATATAAAGAATTAACCTGTGAATACTGCGGTGAAACGGGGGAAGCCAACGCTCACTGTAAAAACAACCATTTCGTGTGTGACAATTGCCACAGGGAAGACAGCGTGGGAATTCTACCCCGTTTACTCATAAGCAGCACTGAAACGGACATGATAGCACTTCTAAAAAAAATTAGAAGTCATCCTTCAATTCCTGTCCACGGGCCGGAACACCATGCCATTGTCCCCGGCATAATTACAACAGTGTATCGCAATAGCGGCGGAGCTATCGAGGACAAGGTAATTGAGACTGCGATTGCACGCGGATCTAAAATTTCTGGAGGATTTTGCGGCTTCATGGGTGCTTGCGGGGCTGCAATTGGCGTTGGAGTGGCCATAAGTGCAATTAATGAAGCCACTCCGATAACAGGTCAATCCAGATCGTCCGCACAGCGCGGAACCCTTGCGGCTCTTGAGCTAATCGCAAATATTCAGGCTGCAAGATGTTGCCAGAGAGACTCATGGTTGGCACTAAAATCGGCCGCACAGATATCAGATGAAATTCTTGGCTTGCGTATTCTGGCAGACGAGCATATGGTGTGCTCCCAAATGACCACAAATCTGGAGTGCATGGGCAAAAGCTGCCCTGTAATCCGCAACAATAAAGGGAAGACAATCCGCACTGGCTCGGAATAA
- the rplU gene encoding 50S ribosomal protein L21: MYAIIETGGKQIRVEEGLELNIQKMDVETGTKVDLDKILLIGQGEDIKIGAPYVDGAKVACTILEHGRDKKIIVFKKRRRKDSQTKQGHRQDFTRIKIDAIQA, translated from the coding sequence ATGTATGCAATAATAGAGACTGGCGGCAAGCAGATCCGCGTTGAAGAAGGCCTCGAACTCAACATCCAGAAAATGGACGTTGAAACAGGCACTAAAGTTGATCTTGATAAAATTCTTCTCATCGGCCAGGGCGAAGATATCAAAATCGGCGCACCTTATGTTGATGGCGCAAAAGTAGCCTGTACGATTCTTGAGCACGGACGTGATAAAAAAATCATCGTTTTCAAGAAAAGACGCAGGAAAGACTCACAGACTAAGCAGGGTCATCGTCAGGATTTCACAAGAATCAAAATCGACGCCATCCAGGCTTAG
- the rpmA gene encoding 50S ribosomal protein L27 translates to MAHKKAGGSTRNGRDSNAKRRGVKRYGGQEVLAGSILVRQVGTKIHPGTNVGTGRDWTLFALVDGVVKYEKYIRNNRSKTRVSIVPHEA, encoded by the coding sequence ATGGCACATAAAAAAGCAGGCGGAAGTACCAGGAATGGTCGCGATAGTAATGCTAAACGCCGCGGCGTGAAGCGTTATGGTGGGCAGGAAGTTCTTGCTGGTAGCATTCTGGTTCGTCAGGTTGGAACTAAAATCCACCCCGGCACGAATGTTGGCACAGGTAGAGACTGGACATTGTTTGCACTGGTTGACGGCGTTGTGAAATACGAAAAGTATATCCGCAACAACCGTAGTAAAACCAGAGTTTCCATAGTTCCTCACGAAGCCTAG
- the obgE gene encoding GTPase ObgE produces MKFIDEARITVGSGKGGNGCVAFRRESNMPKGGPSGGDGGKGGDLILRGSSQLLTLYDFRLKRVYEARSGEQGMGRDKYGKAAEDLILDLPMGTMIFEVDREDESEKLIADLTKEGKKVVVCKGGDGGRGNIHFKSSVNQAPRQAEDGFPGEEKRIRLQLKIIADVGLLGLPNAGKSTFISKISAAKPKIAAYPFTTLVPNLGVIEDYEGNKMVIADIPGLIEGASTGMGLGHRYLKHVERTRFLVHILSASDLSLDDPFSGFDLLDEELRIYDDELAAKTQIRVINKIDLLSEEDLAALKEKAKEANDNIYFMSALHEDGVEELLSDMWTRFSKMNQEEADEQSRKTEEQA; encoded by the coding sequence ATGAAGTTTATTGATGAAGCTAGAATTACAGTGGGATCAGGAAAAGGCGGCAATGGTTGTGTTGCTTTCAGACGAGAAAGTAACATGCCGAAAGGCGGACCCAGCGGCGGAGATGGCGGCAAAGGCGGAGACTTAATTCTTCGCGGAAGCTCGCAGCTCCTTACACTTTACGATTTCAGACTCAAAAGAGTTTATGAAGCTAGAAGTGGTGAGCAGGGAATGGGCCGTGATAAATACGGTAAAGCTGCAGAAGATCTAATTCTTGATCTACCTATGGGAACAATGATTTTCGAAGTAGATAGAGAAGACGAATCTGAAAAACTCATTGCTGACCTTACTAAAGAAGGCAAAAAAGTTGTCGTCTGTAAGGGCGGTGACGGCGGACGTGGAAACATCCACTTCAAATCCTCTGTCAACCAAGCTCCGCGTCAGGCTGAAGACGGCTTCCCCGGCGAAGAAAAACGCATTCGCCTACAGCTCAAGATTATTGCAGACGTAGGCTTGCTTGGGCTTCCGAACGCAGGAAAATCAACTTTCATTTCCAAAATTTCTGCTGCAAAGCCAAAAATTGCAGCATACCCATTCACCACTCTTGTTCCGAATCTAGGTGTTATCGAAGACTATGAAGGGAACAAGATGGTCATTGCTGATATCCCCGGATTGATTGAAGGGGCAAGCACAGGCATGGGTCTCGGCCACAGATATTTGAAACATGTTGAGCGTACAAGGTTTCTTGTACATATTCTAAGCGCATCTGATCTCAGCTTAGATGATCCATTTTCCGGATTTGATCTACTCGATGAAGAGTTGCGCATTTATGACGATGAGCTTGCAGCTAAAACACAGATACGAGTCATCAACAAAATTGATTTGCTTTCCGAAGAAGACCTTGCAGCTTTAAAAGAAAAAGCTAAAGAGGCTAATGATAACATCTATTTCATGTCTGCACTTCACGAAGACGGAGTTGAAGAACTCCTCAGTGACATGTGGACTCGATTCAGTAAAATGAATCAAGAGGAAGCTGATGAGCAAAGCAGGAAAACTGAAGAACAGGCTTAA
- the proB gene encoding glutamate 5-kinase: MSKAGKLKNRLKTLREAKRIVVKIGSAVLTTSEGINLGLICRLADQLATLHERGVDIVLVSSGAVAAGRETIPAGHKLNDLPARQAASSIGQSRLMHEYDETFRRFGLVSSQILLTRDDLKHRDRFLNVRNTLSRLLEWRVIPIINENDTVAVQELEFGDNDTLASLILNVVEADLFINLTSADGVFDKNPDKNDDAKHLSHIANIGALDLDTMCDGKTAVGSGGMFSKMRAAHRAAQLGVPTLILAGKERMIIERVFNGEECGTWIVPDEKSVSRRKFWLAYHCDPAGDLVIDKGAEKALMAGGKSLLPAGISSVAGTFKAGELVRVVDADEKPIAVGLSCYSSEDMAKILGHKSDEIESILGKCPFPEAIHRDNLLLDAAL; encoded by the coding sequence ATGAGCAAAGCAGGAAAACTGAAGAACAGGCTTAAAACTCTTCGCGAAGCAAAGCGAATTGTTGTAAAAATAGGCAGTGCTGTTCTGACAACATCAGAAGGCATTAACCTCGGGCTGATTTGCAGACTTGCGGACCAGCTTGCGACACTCCACGAACGTGGGGTAGATATTGTTTTAGTCTCATCCGGCGCAGTTGCCGCCGGACGTGAAACTATTCCTGCGGGCCATAAGCTGAATGATCTTCCTGCAAGGCAGGCGGCATCATCTATTGGTCAGAGCCGCCTTATGCATGAGTATGATGAAACATTCCGTAGATTCGGACTCGTTTCATCACAAATTCTGCTTACTCGTGATGACCTCAAACATCGCGACAGATTTCTGAATGTCCGCAACACTCTTTCACGCCTTCTTGAGTGGAGAGTAATCCCAATCATTAATGAAAACGACACCGTCGCAGTTCAGGAACTTGAATTCGGAGATAATGACACTCTGGCAAGTTTAATCCTAAATGTCGTGGAAGCTGATCTTTTCATTAACCTCACATCAGCTGACGGGGTTTTTGATAAAAATCCTGACAAAAATGATGATGCTAAACATCTTTCCCACATCGCTAATATCGGAGCCCTTGACCTTGATACCATGTGCGACGGCAAGACTGCTGTCGGCTCCGGAGGTATGTTCTCTAAAATGAGGGCAGCTCACAGAGCAGCACAACTCGGCGTTCCGACCCTGATACTAGCAGGTAAAGAACGCATGATCATTGAGCGTGTATTTAACGGTGAAGAGTGCGGAACATGGATTGTTCCTGACGAAAAGAGTGTATCCCGCCGCAAATTCTGGCTGGCTTACCACTGCGACCCTGCCGGAGATTTAGTCATTGATAAAGGAGCTGAAAAAGCTCTTATGGCAGGCGGGAAAAGTCTACTTCCAGCTGGTATTTCTTCCGTAGCCGGCACTTTCAAAGCTGGTGAATTAGTCAGAGTCGTTGACGCGGACGAAAAACCGATTGCAGTTGGACTATCATGCTACAGTTCTGAAGATATGGCCAAAATACTCGGACACAAGTCTGATGAGATAGAATCAATTCTAGGCAAATGTCCTTTCCCAGAAGCTATTCACAGGGATAATCTGCTTTTAGACGCAGCTCTTTAG
- a CDS encoding potassium channel family protein encodes MFRLYKIFRHSPSKFTILLAFLVSQVLIQPLASESVFWQQTIYFYTYLVLLSAMTAIAKSRFKICSFIVLYVVSFVSSIMFMRTDLVHWLTASEVADMIILGLTVWGIMSFMSKQKRVTRDLISGAICVYMLIGAIWANGYSVCEIYHSGSFSGLDLGGTVYAARRSLSYFSYITMMTIGYGEMLPVTPIARALVMLQGLFGQMYLAVFVAGTIGMFLSQRDRERAIEMRANIRKVEAGRGKENHNSS; translated from the coding sequence ATGTTTAGATTATATAAAATATTCAGGCACAGTCCTTCCAAATTTACAATCCTGTTAGCGTTTCTTGTTTCACAGGTTCTTATCCAGCCCTTAGCAAGTGAGTCCGTTTTCTGGCAACAAACTATTTATTTCTATACTTACCTAGTTTTACTTTCTGCTATGACAGCCATTGCTAAAAGCCGGTTTAAGATTTGTAGTTTTATAGTTCTTTATGTCGTCTCTTTTGTTAGTTCGATAATGTTTATGCGGACTGATCTTGTGCATTGGCTCACGGCAAGTGAAGTTGCAGATATGATTATTCTTGGCCTTACGGTATGGGGTATCATGAGTTTTATGTCCAAACAGAAGCGGGTAACACGTGACTTAATTTCCGGAGCGATCTGCGTCTACATGCTGATAGGTGCGATCTGGGCAAATGGTTATAGTGTTTGTGAAATATACCATTCTGGTTCATTTTCTGGATTAGATCTTGGGGGGACTGTTTATGCTGCGCGCAGGTCTCTTTCTTACTTCAGCTATATTACGATGATGACTATTGGGTATGGTGAAATGCTGCCCGTTACCCCTATTGCTCGAGCACTTGTTATGTTGCAAGGTTTATTCGGGCAAATGTATCTTGCTGTATTTGTAGCTGGAACCATTGGAATGTTCTTGTCACAAAGAGATCGGGAGCGAGCCATAGAAATGAGAGCAAATATTAGAAAGGTAGAGGCAGGCAGAGGAAAAGAAAATCACAACAGTTCATGA
- a CDS encoding MFS transporter, with amino-acid sequence MRDLCKNKNLRIVFTVTLMAVMGVSSIIPSLPLMIKELGISPSSIGLVFTVFTLPGIIFAPLAGIFADRIGRKKILVPSLILFGLAGIGCFFAPDYKWLLALRVIQGIGAAAIGVLCLTIIGDLFTGEDRIKAMGLNASVLSIGTAILPALGGALAQINWQAPFLLASTALPLAWVVAYKLDSPEPTSNGAFMKYLNAAISGMKNRQVIGLFAISTLTFIILYGPIVTYLPILLSSRFGSSPIMIGFVISSASFVTAIAASQMGRLIHIMSQTKMIALSAFAYAAAMILLPNSSAALWCIIPVCFFGLGQGLNLPNTMSMITAIAPMEQRAIFMAINGMLLRVGQTIAPILMGLIYAGFGLDSVFYAGVVIATITFIITLATLRGFKA; translated from the coding sequence ATGAGAGACCTTTGTAAAAATAAAAATCTCCGCATAGTTTTCACAGTCACCTTAATGGCTGTCATGGGAGTCTCAAGTATAATCCCTTCATTACCGCTAATGATAAAAGAACTAGGGATTTCGCCTTCATCAATAGGATTAGTTTTTACTGTATTCACACTACCTGGAATCATATTTGCGCCATTAGCCGGAATCTTCGCGGATAGAATCGGCAGGAAAAAAATTCTTGTTCCTTCGCTGATACTTTTTGGACTAGCTGGAATAGGGTGTTTTTTTGCGCCCGACTATAAATGGTTACTTGCCTTACGTGTTATCCAAGGAATAGGAGCTGCTGCCATCGGAGTGCTTTGCCTCACCATAATCGGTGATCTTTTCACAGGGGAAGATCGTATCAAAGCTATGGGGCTAAATGCAAGTGTGCTTAGCATCGGAACAGCAATATTACCTGCTTTAGGTGGAGCTTTAGCTCAAATAAATTGGCAAGCCCCATTCTTACTAGCTTCAACAGCACTCCCTTTAGCCTGGGTAGTAGCCTATAAGCTTGATAGCCCAGAACCGACATCCAACGGAGCGTTCATGAAATACCTGAACGCAGCAATAAGCGGTATGAAAAACAGACAGGTGATCGGCCTTTTCGCCATATCAACGCTGACTTTCATAATATTATACGGCCCAATTGTGACATACCTACCGATACTATTAAGCTCACGCTTCGGGTCTTCGCCAATAATGATCGGATTCGTTATCTCAAGTGCATCTTTTGTTACAGCTATAGCGGCCTCACAAATGGGTAGGCTTATACATATAATGTCTCAAACAAAAATGATTGCTCTTTCAGCTTTCGCCTATGCTGCCGCAATGATTTTACTACCGAATTCAAGCGCAGCACTTTGGTGTATAATACCCGTATGCTTTTTCGGACTTGGCCAAGGTCTTAACCTTCCGAATACCATGTCAATGATCACAGCAATTGCCCCAATGGAACAACGAGCTATTTTCATGGCTATAAACGGGATGCTTCTAAGAGTAGGACAAACTATTGCCCCTATATTAATGGGTCTAATTTATGCGGGATTCGGGCTGGATTCAGTCTTTTATGCAGGAGTCGTAATAGCTACGATAACATTCATTATCACGCTCGCCACCCTGAGAGGATTTAAAGCATAA